A genomic window from Ignavibacteria bacterium includes:
- a CDS encoding asparagine synthetase B — translation MKKFLTIILLLLSTTGFAQQKLLIPMDVNSQTDHLKAYGIAYRHLLGNKELDWLLNYRGGSFMFDYTNELAGECVAKNVSYELLSGTQAAQVYAEVQNENNNMDLVRLEKVAKIAVYVPPNALPWDDAVQLALDYVEIPYDKVWDEEVLNGKLKDYDWIHLHHEDFTGQYGKFFAAFGSSAWYMTQKQTNEDMAKKLGFAKVSQLKLAVVKKLREYVSGGGFLFTMCSGTTTPDIALASQYTDICDVMYDGDPIDPDANSKLDYSECMVFQNFQIQLNPYVYEYSDIDITDAELMAGQYNDYFTLFDFSAKIDPVPTMLIQCHTAAIKGYLGQESGFREEFIKPNMTILAKNDGTNWVRYVHGNYGRGTFTLYGGHDPEDYQHAVGDPKTDLSLHKNSPGYRLILNNVLFPAAKKKKMKT, via the coding sequence TTGAAGAAATTTTTAACCATAATACTGCTTTTACTATCAACCACAGGCTTTGCTCAGCAAAAGCTGCTGATACCTATGGATGTAAATTCCCAAACTGACCATTTAAAAGCATACGGTATTGCTTACAGGCATTTGCTTGGAAATAAGGAGCTTGACTGGCTTCTTAATTACAGGGGCGGCTCTTTTATGTTCGATTACACCAATGAGCTGGCAGGCGAATGTGTTGCCAAAAATGTAAGCTATGAGCTTCTTTCAGGCACACAGGCAGCGCAGGTATATGCCGAAGTGCAGAATGAAAACAATAATATGGATCTTGTTAGGCTTGAAAAAGTTGCTAAGATCGCGGTATATGTACCACCCAATGCGTTACCATGGGATGATGCTGTTCAGCTTGCCTTAGATTACGTTGAAATTCCATATGATAAAGTATGGGATGAAGAAGTTTTGAACGGTAAGCTTAAGGATTATGACTGGATACACCTTCACCACGAGGATTTTACCGGACAATACGGAAAATTTTTTGCTGCATTCGGTTCATCTGCATGGTATATGACACAGAAACAGACAAATGAAGATATGGCAAAGAAGCTGGGATTTGCAAAAGTTTCTCAGCTAAAGCTTGCTGTTGTAAAAAAACTGAGGGAATATGTTTCAGGCGGCGGCTTTTTGTTCACAATGTGCTCAGGTACTACTACCCCGGATATCGCTCTTGCTTCGCAGTATACTGATATATGCGACGTTATGTATGACGGCGATCCAATTGACCCTGATGCAAATAGTAAGCTTGATTATTCCGAATGTATGGTCTTCCAGAATTTCCAGATACAGCTGAATCCGTATGTATATGAATATTCTGATATAGATATAACAGATGCTGAACTTATGGCAGGGCAATATAATGACTATTTCACACTATTTGATTTTTCAGCTAAAATAGACCCCGTCCCTACAATGCTGATTCAATGCCATACGGCTGCAATAAAAGGTTACCTTGGTCAGGAATCCGGCTTCAGGGAAGAATTTATAAAGCCTAATATGACCATACTCGCCAAAAATGACGGGACAAACTGGGTGAGATATGTACACGGAAATTACGGAAGAGGAACATTTACTTTATACGGAGGCCATGACCCTGAAGATTACCAGCATGCAGTGGGTGACCCTAAAACAGATCTTTCATTGCATAAAAATTCACCCGGGTACCGGTTGATACTTAACAACGTTCTTTTTCCCGCGGCTAAAAAGAAAAAAATGAAAACCTGA
- a CDS encoding DUF4097 family beta strand repeat protein: MGKLTFADDARLLFEKSIPTESGKELITSLVAGGIEISTWDKNEVNVKVFGNDEAEEKIVFSAEPTSTGVKVEGKQKDKNNFKNLTIRVEITVPKNYDLKLYSSGGNLTVKDITGKIETNTSGGNIKIDNTSGNLEAYTAGGNVTISVSSGDVKVSTSGGKISVDEFNGNVDVSTAGGDIVLIGKNGRIDASTAGGSIKLDYEGKNLGIDISTLGGNITATLPGDFDADADIGTLAGKISCDFAKVQKENHVSSYIRAKFNNGGETFKCTTSAGNITVNKK; encoded by the coding sequence ATGGGAAAGTTAACATTTGCAGACGATGCAAGACTGTTGTTTGAAAAATCAATTCCCACTGAATCCGGAAAGGAATTAATTACAAGCTTAGTTGCAGGCGGAATAGAAATTTCTACCTGGGATAAAAACGAAGTAAACGTTAAGGTTTTTGGCAACGATGAAGCCGAAGAAAAGATCGTTTTTTCTGCTGAACCTACATCAACAGGTGTAAAGGTTGAAGGAAAACAAAAGGATAAAAATAATTTTAAGAATCTTACCATCAGGGTTGAAATAACAGTTCCAAAGAACTATGACCTGAAACTATACAGTTCAGGCGGAAATCTTACCGTTAAAGATATAACCGGTAAAATTGAAACGAATACTTCAGGGGGTAATATAAAGATCGATAATACCAGCGGAAACCTGGAAGCTTATACAGCCGGCGGAAATGTAACAATTTCGGTATCCAGCGGAGACGTAAAGGTATCAACATCAGGCGGTAAAATTTCAGTCGATGAATTTAACGGTAATGTTGATGTTTCAACCGCCGGAGGTGATATTGTACTTATCGGTAAGAACGGCCGGATAGATGCTTCTACTGCCGGCGGAAGCATTAAGCTTGATTATGAAGGTAAAAACCTGGGTATAGATATCAGTACACTCGGCGGTAATATCACAGCAACACTGCCCGGTGATTTTGATGCTGATGCCGATATTGGCACACTTGCAGGAAAAATTTCATGTGATTTTGCAAAAGTTCAGAAGGAAAATCATGTTTCTTCTTATATCAGGGCAAAGTTCAATAACGGCGGAGAAACATTCAAATGTACAACATCAGCGGGAAATATAACTGTAAATAAAAAATAG
- a CDS encoding DUF1877 family protein, producing the protein MGLYCDIIRIPDDKIDKCIKLADDQNGLYRFIQDTDPENWFELDKAWHGINYILSSISAEYEAGFLLNQGTVLRKYNWSEIYGVNVTDMRLFDSAQTNKINNCLSKISAEIFRKNYNSGKLAVNKIYPGIWKQVRGIKRLVNSLSPSELAAKEFLTGNYLRLAEFISKTAGLRTGIIIKYHQ; encoded by the coding sequence ATGGGTTTATACTGTGATATAATCAGGATACCGGATGACAAGATTGATAAATGTATAAAGCTTGCAGATGATCAAAACGGGCTTTACAGATTTATCCAGGATACAGATCCGGAAAACTGGTTTGAACTTGATAAAGCATGGCACGGAATTAATTATATTTTAAGCAGCATTTCAGCAGAATACGAAGCAGGATTTTTGTTAAATCAAGGTACTGTTCTGAGAAAATATAACTGGAGCGAGATTTACGGCGTTAATGTAACTGATATGAGACTGTTTGATTCAGCACAGACTAATAAAATAAACAATTGCCTGAGTAAAATATCTGCAGAAATTTTCAGAAAAAACTATAATTCAGGCAAGCTTGCAGTAAATAAAATTTACCCGGGCATATGGAAACAAGTCCGCGGAATAAAAAGGCTTGTCAACAGTCTTTCACCTTCAGAACTGGCAGCAAAAGAATTTTTAACAGGTAATTACTTAAGGCTAGCTGAGTTTATAAGCAAAACAGCAGGATTAAGAACAGGTATTATTATAAAATACCATCAATAA
- a CDS encoding PD-(D/E)XK nuclease family protein, giving the protein MKPFLEKLAETLYNKYGDDISSVQLIFPSRRAGLYFKHYLSVLIKAPLWSPVTSSISEFIREHAPCTVADDLTLIFELYEIYKKYNPDVSFDKFYPWGEIILRDFDETDKNLVQAGYLFRILKEHKKVEEDFDFNAADIDEFYRFWQSFSFKEINKLEDDFIKTWEVLGKVYTEYRTALENKNICYEGMAYRLLYESIKNGSFKPEKKKYIFAGFNLLNKCEENIISELLKQGIAETFWDADNFYLKDTSREAGKFLRSNFARLNIGQPDWKTDDLTKSAKNIKIIGSPLEVSQAKILGNELSAIPADKLMRTAVVLPDDTMLIPVLHSLPENVEKINITMGYSFKNSMLYSFIDALKNLQAGAKGKGSSAVFYHRDVLNILQHPFIRKFSNIAAGKAVNTINKRNIVYVSGNMLLKLFDDTVGIIAQIFKTAETSTEALDYFNAILISLFKIVTVENINETNTSTGNNIYEVEFLNKAYAELNRINDLLADYSSDVSRDTFWNILIECFRSIKIPFSGEPLEGLQVMGMLETRLLDFENVFILSVNEGILPPEAGSSSFIPYSLKKAFRLPVPEDIEADYAYYFYRLLQKAENVTLIYNTETGVIKAGEKSRFIMQVVNELTEENKNIKVEELLLSGDIELPVRKEISIEKTDEVIKILKEQKQYSATTILSYINCPLQFYFKKAAGLKEEDEVEEYFSAAAFGNIFHQVMEDLYTGDTGKDVTAAMIDEKLNLAKNNFDELWKAACSKYEEYAEFSDVKLGKNLLYKRVIQKLVQKVLQADKEQAPFKILALETEAERELSIKANGESYKVKLFGRLDRIEQKESITRIVDYKSGTVDLKNKPIKISDNEHIDNMFENIKRKENFQQMFYASLYLNTNKNQKLIIGVYPLKKLSGGIFWFEDEPITPDKKEYFDSKLTALFTEIFDKNTPFRQTRNDEHCTYCPYNSLCYRN; this is encoded by the coding sequence ATTAGCTGAAACATTATACAATAAATACGGAGATGATATATCTTCCGTTCAGCTTATATTTCCTTCACGCAGGGCGGGACTTTATTTTAAACATTACTTATCCGTTTTGATAAAAGCTCCCTTATGGTCGCCGGTTACCAGCAGTATCAGTGAGTTTATCAGAGAACATGCCCCGTGTACCGTTGCAGATGACCTTACGCTGATCTTTGAATTATACGAAATTTATAAAAAGTATAACCCTGATGTTTCCTTTGATAAGTTCTACCCCTGGGGTGAAATTATTCTCAGAGATTTTGATGAAACCGATAAAAATCTGGTTCAGGCAGGTTATTTATTCAGAATACTTAAAGAACATAAAAAAGTAGAAGAAGATTTTGATTTTAATGCGGCAGATATTGATGAATTCTACCGTTTTTGGCAAAGCTTTTCATTCAAAGAAATTAACAAGCTTGAAGATGATTTCATAAAAACGTGGGAAGTGCTGGGTAAGGTCTATACCGAATACCGAACAGCGCTTGAAAACAAAAATATATGCTATGAAGGTATGGCTTACCGGCTGCTTTATGAAAGCATTAAGAATGGCAGCTTTAAGCCTGAAAAGAAAAAATATATTTTTGCCGGCTTTAACCTGCTGAATAAATGCGAGGAAAATATTATAAGTGAGCTGCTAAAGCAGGGTATAGCAGAAACATTCTGGGATGCTGATAATTTTTATTTAAAAGATACATCCAGGGAAGCCGGAAAGTTTTTGAGGAGCAATTTTGCAAGGCTGAATATCGGTCAGCCGGATTGGAAAACCGATGACCTGACAAAATCTGCAAAAAATATCAAGATCATCGGTTCACCGCTTGAAGTATCTCAGGCTAAAATTCTTGGTAACGAGCTCTCGGCAATTCCCGCAGATAAGCTGATGAGAACAGCCGTAGTTCTGCCTGATGATACAATGCTTATCCCGGTTTTACACTCACTGCCTGAGAATGTTGAGAAAATAAATATAACAATGGGTTACTCTTTTAAAAACTCAATGTTATACAGCTTTATTGATGCTTTAAAGAATCTGCAGGCAGGCGCAAAAGGCAAAGGAAGCTCCGCAGTCTTTTACCACAGGGATGTACTTAATATCCTGCAGCATCCTTTTATCAGGAAGTTCAGCAATATTGCAGCAGGCAAAGCGGTTAATACAATAAATAAACGCAATATTGTTTACGTTTCGGGCAATATGCTGCTGAAATTATTTGATGATACCGTGGGTATAATTGCACAGATATTTAAAACTGCAGAAACATCAACAGAAGCACTGGATTATTTTAATGCAATACTTATCAGCCTGTTCAAAATTGTTACGGTTGAAAATATTAACGAAACAAATACATCAACAGGTAATAATATATATGAAGTTGAATTTTTAAATAAAGCGTATGCGGAGCTTAACCGAATAAATGACCTTCTTGCTGATTACAGCTCTGATGTAAGCCGGGATACGTTCTGGAATATTCTAATTGAATGTTTCCGAAGCATAAAGATTCCGTTTTCAGGTGAGCCGCTTGAAGGGCTTCAGGTAATGGGAATGCTGGAAACGAGGCTTCTTGATTTTGAAAATGTATTTATACTATCGGTTAATGAAGGCATCCTTCCGCCGGAGGCAGGCAGCAGCTCGTTTATACCCTATAGCCTTAAAAAAGCTTTCAGGCTGCCGGTTCCCGAAGATATAGAAGCTGACTATGCTTATTATTTTTACAGGCTGCTGCAGAAAGCTGAAAATGTTACTCTTATATATAACACCGAAACTGGCGTAATTAAAGCCGGCGAAAAAAGCCGATTTATAATGCAGGTTGTTAATGAGCTGACAGAAGAAAATAAGAATATCAAAGTTGAAGAGCTGCTGCTATCAGGTGATATTGAGCTTCCTGTAAGAAAGGAAATTTCGATCGAAAAGACAGATGAAGTAATCAAAATTTTAAAAGAACAAAAGCAGTATTCAGCTACTACAATACTTTCTTATATAAACTGCCCTTTGCAGTTCTATTTTAAAAAGGCTGCCGGACTTAAGGAAGAAGATGAGGTTGAGGAGTATTTTTCAGCTGCCGCATTCGGCAATATTTTTCACCAGGTAATGGAAGATCTTTATACCGGTGATACAGGTAAAGATGTTACTGCTGCAATGATAGATGAAAAGTTAAACCTTGCGAAAAATAATTTTGATGAACTATGGAAGGCAGCCTGCAGTAAGTATGAAGAGTATGCTGAGTTTTCTGATGTTAAGCTCGGTAAGAACCTGCTGTATAAAAGAGTGATTCAAAAGCTTGTACAAAAAGTACTGCAGGCTGATAAAGAGCAGGCACCTTTTAAAATACTGGCTTTGGAAACTGAAGCAGAAAGAGAGCTGAGCATTAAAGCAAATGGTGAAAGTTATAAGGTAAAGCTTTTTGGCAGGCTGGATAGAATTGAGCAAAAGGAAAGCATAACACGTATAGTTGACTATAAATCAGGGACTGTTGACCTTAAAAATAAACCCATAAAGATCTCTGATAATGAACATATTGATAATATGTTTGAGAACATTAAAAGAAAAGAAAATTTCCAACAGATGTTCTATGCCTCGCTTTATCTTAATACAAACAAAAACCAAAAGCTGATAATAGGGGTTTACCCGCTTAAAAAGCTTTCAGGCGGAATTTTCTGGTTTGAAGATGAGCCTATTACACCGGATAAAAAGGAGTATTTTGATTCAAAGCTCACTGCTTTATTCACAGAAATCTTCGATAAGAACACACCCTTCAGGCAGACCCGTAATGATGAACACTGCACATATTGCCCGTATAATTCACTTTGCTACCGCAATTGA